In Pedosphaera parvula Ellin514, the genomic stretch TCAAACCCGCGCGCCCCTGCCTTTCATTCGCAATTCGAAAATTGTAATTCGCAATTTCACGTCTGCTCCCAATCCGTCCACGTTACCAAGTCTCCCAACGCCGGCCGGCCATCGTGACGCCACAAAAAAGGCGGCTCTTGCATCTTCCCCAATGGACACACCCGCGTCACTCCCCAGTTCGCCAACTGCGTCACCATCTCCTGCATCCGCTCCTCCGTCGCCGCCAGTCCCACCGTCGAAACCTTGCCCCGGACCGTATCGGCATTTTGTAACGCCTCCGTTAATCCCGTGATACTTTTTACATAAATAAAACGGTTCAAACAGGACAACTGAAACCTCGGTTCAGCTTCATAAATCACCGTCCAGGCCGTTGAATTCTCGCTGCACCAATGTCGTGTCTCCGGCGAATGCGCCGCTCTCACTTCGTAGAACGCGCGCCGCGATGAAATCGTCGCGGCCGACTCCGGCGGCAAATCTCCCCTCGGCTCGGATTGCTCCCGCTTCGCCAGTTCCTCGGCCAGCATCTCCGCAAAACCTTCGGGCGACATGCTCCCACCAGTCTCAACATAAATCACATGCGGTGACAAACAACCCAATTGGTTCCACGCCACCACATCATTCGCCGCCCGGGCCACGACTTTCTTAAAGCTAAAGCTGGACAGCACTTGGTGTGTCACATATCCAAAACTCACGCGATGCCCATAGCCTAGGAAACGTGTCCTGGATGGCACATGTTTTTTGATCTCCGCCAAAGTCTCGTCGTTCCCCGTCGCCGTCACACAATCCGCTTCATGAAACAATGCTTTCTCCAGATGCGCGTTCCCACCCTTCCACTCGGCAATCTCCAAACACGATCCCAGCTTTCCATCCGCTTCATACAACGAATGCGCAAACAATCGCGGCAGGAAGGAAGTCCCGCTCGCACATTTTACAAACTGTGCCGAACGCACCAGCAAGCCTAGGATGATGCTCGTCAACACTGGATTCGGCAGGCATCCACCCGTGATATGCACCAAAAGCTCCGGCCCGGTCACCATCGCCGCCCGTTGCGCTTTCAATTCTTCATTCGTGGCGCACGGTTCATCCAAACGCCGTGCGTGTCCCAACTCCTGCACCATCAGCGCATTCAAACTTTCTGCCGTAACTTGTTTGAAAAATCCGTCCAAACCAGCCGCCAATATTGCCGCTGAAAACCCCGTCTCCTTCGGCCCATGGTGCAATGCGTATTTGCGAAACGGATATTCCGGGTCCAGCCAGTTATCACAAACACTCGCAATCAATCGAACCAAACTTGCCGTGTTGCGATTCGTCAGATACTGCTCGCGATTCCGCTTCAACGTCCGGCACGCGTCCTCAATCATTTGGTGACTGAAGGTCGCCTCGGGCGGCAGATCAGCTAAAAAATAATTTGGCAAGTTCATGTGACTGGAGATTCCGGATTCAGGATTGGCGCCGTCTTGACTTCATGCTGCTTTTCCCGTCCTTCCCTCTTTCGAATGGCATGTAGGCAGGGCAGCCCGACCAGGGATGCCAGCACCATAAACGCCAGCAAGTTATAAATCGGA encodes the following:
- a CDS encoding acyl-CoA reductase, whose protein sequence is MNLPNYFLADLPPEATFSHQMIEDACRTLKRNREQYLTNRNTASLVRLIASVCDNWLDPEYPFRKYALHHGPKETGFSAAILAAGLDGFFKQVTAESLNALMVQELGHARRLDEPCATNEELKAQRAAMVTGPELLVHITGGCLPNPVLTSIILGLLVRSAQFVKCASGTSFLPRLFAHSLYEADGKLGSCLEIAEWKGGNAHLEKALFHEADCVTATGNDETLAEIKKHVPSRTRFLGYGHRVSFGYVTHQVLSSFSFKKVVARAANDVVAWNQLGCLSPHVIYVETGGSMSPEGFAEMLAEELAKREQSEPRGDLPPESAATISSRRAFYEVRAAHSPETRHWCSENSTAWTVIYEAEPRFQLSCLNRFIYVKSITGLTEALQNADTVRGKVSTVGLAATEERMQEMVTQLANWGVTRVCPLGKMQEPPFLWRHDGRPALGDLVTWTDWEQT